In Sphingobacterium sp. SRCM116780, the genomic stretch AATAGCCGTCAATTCATGCACCAATTCTTCATATTCCGAATTATACATGATTAAAGAAATAGCATTTGAAGCTGCTTTTTGCTCACACCAAGCATGATCCGTTAGAATTTCTTCTAAATTTCCTTCTGCAATATTCGCCCATCGTGGATCCGTTAACAATTTCAATCCTAACATCTTGTCGTTTCTATGATTTGAATCACAAAGTTAAGCATATCTTAGGGATATAAAAATGTTCAAAATTACATCCCTGAGTTTACTCTCCCTTTTTAAGAGCTGCTCTTACCTGAGGTGCTATTTTAGTACCAAAGACTTCGATAGCCTTCATCATATCCAAATGGGCAGGAGCACCAACATCCATATGTGCAGAAAAACGAGTTAAACCTAACGATTCCTGAATTTTCAAAATTTTATCTACCGCATAATTTGCATCACCGATGATGAGGTGTCCATGTGATGAACGACCAAAATCATATTGTGTACGTTGGTAAGCAGGCCAACCGCGATCTCCACCGATACGATTCATCTGAGCAGCATAGATTGGATAATATGCATCTGCTACTTGTTGCGAGTCGTCTCCAAACAAAGCATGCATATGTACACCAACTTGGAAATTTTCCATATCATGACCATTATCCTCATAGGCTTGTTGATACATTTCGACTAAAGGTTTAAATCCTTCGTATGTACCTCCAATAATAGCAAACATAACTGGTAATCCTAATTTTCCAGCACGAATAACCGATGATGTTGTACCACCAACTGCGACCCATATGGGTAAGTTTTTTTGAACAGGACGAGGAAATATCTGTTGATTCACTAATGTTGGTCGAAATTTCCCTGTCCAACTAATGGTT encodes the following:
- a CDS encoding LLM class flavin-dependent oxidoreductase; translation: MELGIGMFGDLHIDPKTGHIQSPQEKLHQIIEQVKLMDEVGLDFFGMGEHHRPDYAVSSPEIILAAAASVTKHIKLGSAVSVLSSADPVKLFQDFSTVDVLSNGRVELMAGRGSFIESFPLFGYNLNDYSALFEEKLDLLVKLNKQETISWTGKFRPTLVNQQIFPRPVQKNLPIWVAVGGTTSSVIRAGKLGLPVMFAIIGGTYEGFKPLVEMYQQAYEDNGHDMENFQVGVHMHALFGDDSQQVADAYYPIYAAQMNRIGGDRGWPAYQRTQYDFGRSSHGHLIIGDANYAVDKILKIQESLGLTRFSAHMDVGAPAHLDMMKAIEVFGTKIAPQVRAALKKGE